From one Triticum urartu cultivar G1812 chromosome 3, Tu2.1, whole genome shotgun sequence genomic stretch:
- the LOC125545440 gene encoding dnaJ protein homolog 1-like: MVNPPELYHRILDVPRGTSSQGLRAAYKGLARKWHPDKHPPASKPEAEARFKAITEAYEALLDQQENRAVFGACNDDRAAEMFGTFGAGARMARSRSDDFCMRSAPATPAREFTKVYSSGNTGGRRAFAEFSSSIMRKAPPLERALECTLEELCRGCKKQVKFTRDVVTKNGSIVKKEVTQAIMVNPGWRKGHKVTLDGMGDERPGCLPADAVFTVAEKKHSTFKRVGDDLVLKAKVPLVSALTGWSFSFRLLSGKKVSCSFDDEVICPGYEKVIKGEGMPIAEQRGARGDLRVKLEIVFPEQLTDEQRAGLAQILKDCT, translated from the exons ATGGTGAACCCGCCGGAGCTCTACCACCGGATCCTCGACGTCCCCAGGGGCACCTCCTCGCAGGGGCTCCGCGCCGCCTACAAGGGCCTCGCCAGGAAATGGCACCCCGACAAGCACCCGCCGGCCTCCAAGCCCGAGGCCGAGGCGCGCTTCAAGGCCATCACCGAGGCCTACGAG GCGCTCCTGGACCAGCAGGAGAACCGGGCGGTCTTCGGGGCGTGCAACGACGACCGGGCGGCCGAGATGTTCGGGACGTTCGGCGCCGGCGCGCGCATGGCGAGGTCGCGCAGCGACGACTTCTGCATGCGGAGCGCGCCCGCCACGCCCGCCAGGGAGTTCACCAAGGTCTACAGCTCCGGCAACACGGGCGGCCGCCGCGCCTTCGCCGAGTTCTCCAGCTCCATCATGCGCAAGGCGCCGCCGCTGGAGCGCGCCCTCGAGTGCACGCTCGAGGAGCTCTGCCGCGGCTGCAAGAAGCAGGTCAAGTTCACCCGCGACGTCGTCACCAAGAACGG GTCAATAGTTAAGAAGGAGGTGACCCAGGCGATCATGGTGAACCCGGGGTGGAGGAAGGGGCACAAGGTCACCCTGGACGGCATGGGGGACGAGAGGCCGGGGTGCCTGCCGGCCGACGCCGTCTTCACCGTGGCCGAGAAGAAGCACTCGACGTTCAAGCGGGTGGGCGACGACCTGGTGCTCAAGGCCAAGGTGCCGCTGGTGAGCGCGCTCACCGGCTGGTCCTTCTCATTCAGGCTCCTGAGCGGCAAGAAGGTGAGCTGCTCGTTCGACGACGAGGTCATCTGCCCCGGGTACGAGAAGGTGATCAAAGGCGAAGGGATGCCGATCGCCGAGCAGAGAGGCGCGCGGGGCGACCTACGGGTGAAGCTCGAGATCGTCTTCCCGGAGCAGCTCACCGACGAGCAGCGTGCCGGCCTCGCTCAGATCCTCAAGGACTGCACCTGA
- the LOC125545441 gene encoding glycosyltransferase BC10-like translates to MKGGVVDDLRVMFTRKESSTCLARSVMLLVIFAVGVIAGLWTATGPRTQYTGPRTHWPAHPPGRAEAEAGFAEFVAPTRLMHDMTDDQLFWRASMVPVAAEYPFKRVPKVAFMFLTGRGELPLAPLWERFFRGNEDRFSVYVHAPPGMTVNVSADSPFYGRQIPSQETEWGSISLMDAERRLLANALLDFSNERFVLLSESCIPLHSFRAVYDYLVGSRQSFVEVYYQQTKQCQGRYSRRMAPAIRLAQWRKGSQWFELSRDLAVSVLADTKYYPLFRRHCRPTCYPDEHYLPTTVNMLHGARNANRTVTYVDWSKGGAHPAKYTAENVTAAAIQGIRRRRWRSDRPCYYNQRPTSMCFLFARKFAPDTLGPLLNMSSAVMGY, encoded by the exons ATGAAGGGCGGGGTCGTCGACGACTTGAGGGTTATGTTCACGAGGAAGGAGTCCTCCACCTGCCTCGCCAGGTCAGTGATGCTCCTCGTGATCTTCGCGGTCGGCGTGATCGCCGGCCTCTGGACGGCCACCGGGCCGCGCACCCAGTACACCGGGCCGCGCACCCACTGGCCCGCGCACCCACCGGGCCGCGCCGAGGCGGAGGCCGGCTTCGCGGAGTTCGTGGCCCCGACGCGGCTCATGCACGACATGACGGACGACCAGCTCTTCTGGCGCGCCTCCATGGTGCCGGTGGCCGCCGAGTACCCGTTCAAGCGCGTGCCCAAGGTGGCCTTCATGTTCCTCACCGGCCGCGGCGAGCTGCCGCTCGCGCCGCTCTGGGAGCGCTTCTTCCGCGGCAACGAGGACCGCTTCTCCGTCTACGTCCACGCGCCGCCGGGGATGACGGTGAACGTCTCCGCTGACTCGCCCTTCTACGGCCGCCAAATCCCAAGCCAG GAGACGGAGTGGGGATCGATATCGCTGATGGACGCGGAGCGGCGGCTGCTGGCGAACGCGCTGCTGGACTTCTCCAACGAGCGCTTCGTGCTGCTCTCCGAGAGCTGCATCCCGTTGCACAGCTTCCGGGCGGTCTACGACTACCTCGTCGGCTCGCGGCAAAGCTTCGTGGAGGTCTACTACCAGCAGACGAAGCAGTGCCAGGGCCGGTACAGCCGCCGCATGGCGCCGGCGATCAGGCTGGCGCAGTGGAGGAAGGGCTCGCAGTGGTTCGAGCTCAGCCGCGACCTGGCCGTCAGCGTGCTCGCCGACACCAAGTACTACCCGCTCTTCCGGCGGCACTGCCGGCCGACGTGCTACCCGGACGAGCACTACCTCCCGACCACGGTGAACATGCTGCACGGCGCGCGGAACGCCAACCGCACGGTGACGTACGTGGACTGGAGCAAGGGCGGCGCGCACCCGGCCAAGTACACGGCCGAGAACGTGACGGCGGCGGCGATCCAGGGCAtcaggaggaggaggtggaggagcgACAGGCCCTGCTATTACAACCAGAGGCCGACGTCCATGTGCTTCCTGTTCGCCAGGAAGTTCGCGCCCGACACGCTCGGGCCCCTGCTCAACATGTCGTCGGCGGTCATGGGGTACTAG